A window of Benincasa hispida cultivar B227 chromosome 9, ASM972705v1, whole genome shotgun sequence genomic DNA:
ataataatgataattaattatgtattaattggaaattaattattatgaaaaataatattgacCAATTGATTGGCCATTCATTTCTTCTTTGCTGTCCCAAACACCTCTTCCTTCTccacaagaaacaagaaattcCATTCCCTACTTTTCAAATTTCTCTCccaaagagaaaagagaaaatatatatattatatatatatatgtaatttgtTATCTTAGTCAACCATTCATTACTTCCGACTATACAACTACTCAGATATGGATTTACCTAATTATTATCTTGCTAATTCACAAAAGTACTTctcatatatttcaaaattatctttttttaatttgaaaagttgcGATATACGGTTGATTCAAGCATTAGGAGTTCTTTAGAAATACCAATATTACCTATTCAAAACCAATTCAAAATGACAATgtgtgtttattttttttactgaaATTAATGGTTCATTGTTATCAAACTTATACATTCATATATTGACACAGGATGATCCTAACTCAAGCATTTCAAATCTATATTGGAGTAGAAAACACTTAAAATGTTAAACGAAAGTTGAGACCTAGAACTAACCTAGAGCGAAATTTGAATCTAAACAATAAATCTCTTTACTGCTAatacatattatttattttatactaTATTCTTAATTGTGATTTCAAATTCTATTGATCCCTATTTGTTGTAAAGTTAAATATCTTTTGCTTTTGTCGGTTGGCTAAAGTATTGGAGTGTCCAAaaattatatattcttttttttgttataataatataaagaaaaatatttagatgCAGCTGGTTTGCACTAATCTATTGTATACTACACCCAATAACAAAGGGTCACatggtaatttttttctttaaaaagttaaaaatgatttttcgtTTTGGATATAAAAAAATGGGAGTATAGAGATTAGGTTGCACCTAAACATTGCtttgatataaatattaaattaagacAAATGAATTATTCTGAGTCAACGGGCGGCCTCTAAagctatataatataacctttTACTTTGCTAATCTGCCCATGTAGGCCCATTAAATTCTTGATTTAAAGAGGTTTTCGTTTCTTCAACTTCCCCCACCACACAACTTtgtgtttatattaatttaaaattttccctTCTCTCTCTCAGAGTTGAAAATGGGAATCTGTATATCCTCTGCATCTTCTCAGATTCGCCATGAAACTAACGGAGTTGGGAGTATTTTTGAAGAAGATTACAAGTCTTATTCTGTTTGTGGGATTCAGAAACTGGAATCCATTTGTTCCAAGCAAGGGAGCAAAGGGCTCAATCAAGATGCTGCCTTTTCCTATCAAgtaattatatttgttttatttaattagccatttagaattatgaattaaatcattaaattctttcttttatttattttggagtAGGAGTTTGGAGGAGTAGAGGAGAGTGATTTGGTTGGTGTGTTTGATGGGCATGGACAAAATGGTCATATTGTGAGCAACATAGTGAAGAATAGATTACCTTCACTATTGCTTGGGCAGATAACCGCTAAGTCAAGTTTGATGCAAAGCAAGAGTTTTGATAAGTGGAAAGAAGCTTTTGAGACTTCCTTCAAGGTCATGGATAAGGAGATCAAACTTCAAGAGAATTTGGATTGCTCCTGCAGTGGATCCACTGCTGTTGTCCTCGTCAAACAGGTAATAATTGACACACAATTTAATGAGACTGAtatatctatcaatgatagtctaTGGAAGTGTTAGATTAACGTGTGAGATTGAAAACAGGGAGATAATTTGGTGATTGGGAATTTAGGGGATTCAAGGGCGGTGATGGGGAGAATGAGGGATGATGGAATCGAAGCCGTTCAATTAACGACAGATTTGAAGCCTGGATTAGCGAGTGAGGGGGAGAGAATAAGGAGTTGCAAAGGGAGAGTGTTGGCTTTGAAAGAAGAGGCTCATATACAGAGAGTGTGGCTGCCGAATGAAGACGCGCCGGGGCTGGCTATGTCGAGAGCTTTTGGAGACTTTGCTCTTAAAGATTATGGCATCATTGCTATCCCCGATGTCTCCTTCCGCCGTCTTACTTCTCACGATCGTTTTATCGTTCTCGCCACTGATGGggtaatcttcttctttttttttttttttttcctttttcttcttcatctataCCTtggaatcattttttttattttaatttttaatagatTCTACAGAATTATAAAGTTTTAAATCATGTCCAAGTAGgcttctctttattataattattactcttttggtttatgtttaatagaggtatttaaagtttaatatatatcTAATACGTCCTTGACTTTCGAAGTAAATTAAATGAAGTCTGTAAGTCCTTGGCATGTTTATCTTTAtgtaaaattaactaatttattatccATAAAAttgattgttattttttttttcttattttgccatcatttggtttttaattttaaattttttaaaattaagtctataaagaCTCATTCCTATTACTTTGTTATCTagtttttgtcaatattttcaaaaattaaactaagttttgaaaactatatatatatattaaaaacttgtttttatttttaggaaTTGGTttagaattattattattattctttttactttagaaattgatagaaaataaatttagtttttaaaaaattaaacaacaaaatgGTGAGACTTAAACTTTCAACTTTGTATTCCATaggtttgtaaattttttaaaataaatattaaacaaatcAAGTGCTTATCCATCAAAATTTAAAGGCTTATCTTAAAAGTTTTCATGGGcaaattttcatctttatttgagcttgtttactatttttcaagaaaataaatttattaggtAGAAAAATATTAGTATACTTCGTCCGttttaaaatggttaatttTGTCAAAGCAAACATAGCAAATctcgataaaaaaaaatttatggttTCCTTCATCTcctattatattaaaaaaaaatagttaaaagaattttaattttagatgtAATATATCAttactttatattttgaacGATTTGTATGAACACTGcaatttaaaatttactatACAATCAAAAGTGCTTTTCTTATTAGAAAAATGTTTAGAGTGAGCAAGAGGACTGAAGTTATATACTTAATATTAGTTAGCAATGTAATAGCGATATATTAATTTGAGATGTGGGGTTTTCAATAATTCAGATATGGGATGTGTTAAGCAACGACCAAGTAGCATCCATCGTGTGGGCGGCGGAGAGCGAAGAAGCAGCGGCAAAAGCGGTGGTGGAGGCAGCTGCAGAGGCTTGGAAACGCTACCCTTCTTCAAAACATGATGATTGCACCGCCGTTTGCCATTTCTTACAAACCCATAACGCCACTGAATGAAACTAAACTAGTAATAACTATATGGATGGAGCAGTTAGAACCGCTGTTTTTCATCGTCGATCAGTCCATGTCCGGGATCGGGATTGGGATGAGGAAGGTCTTCAAGGCTGCAATTTTTAATAAGAAACGATTGTGAAATAAAATAGTTGTTGTTTTACGGTAAATATATTGGTAGGATTGATTTTGAAACAGCATATTAAATAAAAGGGTCATTTGACCATTTCAGAATCAttcaaaacaaaagaagaaagaagcaTGAAGAGAATGTGATGTATGTCGGGGAGAAAAATAGAAGCATATACTTTATTACAATTTTAGATACGAAATTTTGTTGCAAAATTTGATGAGAATAACAACAAAATACTTAGGGtatgtatttaattttaaaaatatattttcaaatgtttaatttaaaaaataaattattttagaagaaattagagtatttgaatgaattttttgaaaaacatttttttctcagaCTTGATCCAAATAAATTCTTAGaccataaaaaaaacatattttttaaaattatttttaaattaaaaaatcgaTGCAAATCAATTTTAGTTGGGTATAGCAATGcacctaattttttttccacCACAAATTTCGAGATAATTTCCTTAAATTTTACTTTGGCCGGGTGAgatttcatccatattttttTGTAACTTTGACATTGACAATCGACAAAAGTATCCGTACACCTTCAATTCTCACATATTTTTTTGTAACTTTGACATTGATAATTGACAAAAGTATCCGTACACCTTCAATTAccacatatatctaaatttcaaTCTATTTTTTAAGAATCTTTGAAACTTTCTATTTATCATTTacaatcattttaaaaaagattttaaCTTATTTGTGAGTTTGACCCTTTTTTTAGTTGAGGCTTTTAATAGcctaaaatagtttattttcaaatatagctaAACTTTTAAATCttaccaaaataaataaataaaagaaagaaaagtttgtattgttatgatatttttgTNtatatatatataagtttgaattttatttaaaaataaattaagctTTTTTATAATCATTGTTATTGTAAATTAACAAACATTCaaactttctaaaaaaaaattgcccaAACTATATTCATTTTAGTAAAAACAAGTTAAGAGTGATAATAATTGAAATTGTTCGAAAAAATATGAATAGGATACATACTATTTCATTGATTCTGgttcatacttttttttttatttttttgttattttgttatattttgcacGATttcatactatatatatatatgtttgtttatatatttatgttgaATATGAATTGTGATGAGTAAATTTTCTAAGGTGAAATATAAATGATTGAacaaatataaatctcattaattttaaaatataaatattatacatgGAATTTGAAAGTAAGACATTaaccaaaatttttctaagatgaaatgttttttttaggcgaaaaaaggaaaaacacaaTAGCATTGTTTGACCGATAACCTATAACTAACCAATGAATTAAGGTTCTACTTGAGAGTGATTTTGGCATGAATAAAATTGTGTTCGCTCTTGTAAAAATCACTTAAtgatcaaataaattaatgttatgtttgagagtgattttgacATGACCAAAATCATGTTTCCTATTGCCAAAATCACTTCACTTTAAAATAGTTTGGTTTGGCAAATAAACGAAATtgattttagcaaaataaaaaagtacaaatgaattttgaatcttaATGATCAGGAATCAGTAATATAACATAGTATAAATATTAACTTTTTCTAACAAAAGTTCTTAAAGCATCTTCCACCATCATCCATCTTAGTAGACGATTCGATTCAcctttgtttcattttttttttctttttattggatttctctccgtatttttttctcttagttTTTTGTGATTGTTTCTCTCAAATTTTACTCTTCGAGAATTGGAAGAAGTGAAAGAGAAATTTCCATATCCTTTctttaaaacttcttttgcttTACTTGTTTTTTGTTGAAATGATGTTAGACTATAATTGGCCAAGGCAGGAAAGATATGTACAATAAAGGGGTGTGACTATAAGAATAAAATGAACATTATTCAATATTTTAAGGGTAAAGAGGGGAGTTAAAAATTCTCACCCTCGTAGTCCTTTTTAATACATTAGCGATGGAGATGAAAGAATTGATTCAAaacttctttctttctctatttGCGACTATAACAAAAAGTTGGACaccctcttttcttttcttcacaaAACTTTAAGGGACCGTTTGTTTTTTGGGAATGTAATAATTGAAATCTTAAATGCTCGGAATTATAGATATGCGGAGTCATAGAAGTTCGACATCTTTAGATTACCATATTTATTTTGTAGGAATATTTTTGCAgatatttgaatatattttgATAACTATGTTTGTTTCGTACAATTTCTACTTgggaatgtcttaaatttacataattttcCATGAATGTCCTTacaactatttattaatttataattaatttgaacttatataacatatttgtttttatctatttgaatttatttttaaattaatacagtgttggaaatgtcctaaaactcgccgttcttaaatattgttaacatattctatttatcaataaaagtattgttgagtattttattcaataaattgttattgatattgcattttgTTATAGAAATCCAGTAaatgaatccatggctataatataaatactttaactttatgtggcgacataaaagtggatcaagttttagtatatagccaaaattgtctttaagtatatggatgagattgggtatctcatcctggtgacactattggatgcgacccattttataTACTAATAatcaaatgatgtgatcccaaaatcattcatgtggagacatgtgagtgggggcatcctctgtaatgaatttgcataagactggacctcgaaatagtcacttttctttataacgttcgtttactatttcaaaattcaatgacctagggtaactcgatcttaatcctgagctaattatgaacttttgtttatttgggattatccttcgacggtgagagtagtccaataacactgctcaataagcctcccattttagggataagaccggatagatagttggggacataattctgcaagatgaaattcactcctacccgacttagggttagcagataggttgttttcttaagcgttgattcttggtcttgaacaacaaggccccgccctctcatgattGAGAGAGTTATGGTTTGttagttagactataaactaaattgttcaatagatgatcagtgggagcttaaagagcaagatgtatttacaaagGTAAAACGATAGTTTTGACcaagctgtaaatacgaacaacctatgaatgattgacttaccgattatggtaaaatggacagaaatatatctacagtgagaagagtgcaaccatcgagctTTAGTGAtatgtctcgatagttaacgaatatttattaatttggtctaaagagtttagccaattaatctcaaatttttagagctcatgatctgtaggtccataagatatctctactagctcataaaattaTCTTGGATTGATGAATTGAgtagatttaaaatgttcagATTCGAAATTaggtttttgaatttgaagtgttcaaattcaattagggttttggttaattgtatttgatacaattaaaacgtttaattttgttgaaattaaaagaaattagagagttcaaaaatatttaaacaatgatttaaatatttgataaggtaaaatataatatttaatatttgatattaaattaaattaattaaattagttaaaaattataagacaaattaaaaaatgatttttgaaaaatcagGTTTTAATTGCaattaataatcaaataaatttggattaaaattttttaaagtggaaaaatccaaacacTCAAAATACACCTCATGCTCAACTGTATTAATCAGTAATGCATGGTCTTTATGTATAAATTGAAGGTTTGACTTCAATTATCAAGATGATGGATGTTGAATTCTCGCTGAAACTCTGCTGGAAAACTATCTCTCCAGACCCTCTTCTCTCTTGATCAATTTCACTTCAATTCAGAAATTCCACCTCTCAATCCAAgttagagaatagtagaaaaggtCTCTATGGTGGTCCTTAGCTGATTTGAAGTTCCAATATGAGAAGAGAAGTTGCGTTTGCAGagattcatcaaaggttgtaGTCCTTGAAATCCttctttgaaattctatttaatgcatgctttgaaattcaaattaagtgtaattagagtgcttatcgattTTGTTTTTTCCACTGTATGTTAATTTACTCCATcatataggttatattatttttctcaacaaaataatatatcataatttaagattttttataaaataaatattaattttaattttaatttgaatatcttgctaagaaaaataagaattacgatataacaaaaaatgatatatatgatcgatataatttattttaattatataatgtatgaaaattaatatatatataaaattaaaaaaggacAAAAATGTAAAATGGGGATGCCCTCAACTCGAGAATCTAGAATACTCATGTTTCAAGAGGGCATATAAAACTCTCGAGATGCTCTCTGTAAGGGCATCCTAGGATGCCTGGGAATCTCTAGATGTTAGGGCATCTAACAATATTGCAAAACAAACACGGTAATCCAGGTACTCACTCCATGAGAATCTAGATATCCACGTAATAAACGACCCCTGGACTACATCTATTTCTTAATGTATGGTGCTTCCAATGAATTGACCTTGTGCACGCACATACGTGTCATATATAGATATAGGCCTAAATGGTTGAAACATGATCCATGTAAGGGAAATGGAAAATAGAGTAGTTGTAAATATAGTAATCAGGTATAAAATATTAGTAATACAAGGCAAAATAATtcgcaaatatagcaaaatttagattcGACTAGTCTATTAGAATAGATCATATCGTTAATAGGAGTTTATCAGTGATTGAGTCTATTACTCATAAGAGTCTAAAGCTactctatcattaatagattttgctatatttgcaatttttaaaaatattcctaTATACTAAGTTAGTCCTAAAAGTGTTACCTATTGCAAGTATCCATAGAAAAAtagattttgtgtttcaaaAAATGGGCTCAATTTACAATTGTATTTTTTTCAGGTGtagttgcaaatataataatcagACTCAAAATATTAGCAAATATAACACAATGCAAAAGAATtggtaaatatagcaaaatttagatccaTCTCACAAAGTATATTACTGATGGACCATATCGCTAATAGGAACCCATCGGTGATAGACTATACCATTAATTTGTCCATCATTATAGACCATATTGCTAATAGAAGGATATCAGCGATAGAATCTATAACAGATAGATTTTGTCATATTTGcagtttttcaaaaatattgccatacacttaattattaattctaAAAGTACTACTCATTACAACTacttgatatattttttaaaaaattttaattgtataaatttaaattaatctttcAAATTAAACTAAGATCaacaaatctaaattaattgaTCTTCATACCATTttgctaaattaaattaagataaattgaaaccaattttataacatggACTTCAAACATGTTAGTATGTTACAACTTAGTCCAtgtaattttatatttgtaacactataaagtttttatttttattttattaaggtgCAAAAAGATTTTgtgcatacatacatatatatacacgtattatatatatcaataaacTTATTGATCTCAACTTCAAATGTATTTATAAAACTACCGGAGTTAAATTTGTTACATTAAGAGAAGTCAACGATGATGTTTTTCACATAAAAAGATTAAACACCACggaaattaaactaaaatgaGTTAAAGACTacagataataaaatatattcatCATCGCAGATCA
This region includes:
- the LOC120086638 gene encoding probable protein phosphatase 2C 72 is translated as MGICISSASSQIRHETNGVGSIFEEDYKSYSVCGIQKLESICSKQGSKGLNQDAAFSYQEFGGVEESDLVGVFDGHGQNGHIVSNIVKNRLPSLLLGQITAKSSLMQSKSFDKWKEAFETSFKVMDKEIKLQENLDCSCSGSTAVVLVKQGDNLVIGNLGDSRAVMGRMRDDGIEAVQLTTDLKPGLASEGERIRSCKGRVLALKEEAHIQRVWLPNEDAPGLAMSRAFGDFALKDYGIIAIPDVSFRRLTSHDRFIVLATDGIWDVLSNDQVASIVWAAESEEAAAKAVVEAAAEAWKRYPSSKHDDCTAVCHFLQTHNATE